In Spirochaeta lutea, the following proteins share a genomic window:
- a CDS encoding HD-GYP domain-containing protein, with translation MKEHLITTLQPGKHFSQPAYLDEKYILLSPEVPITDDLISLLAEWDYDYVYCDGDQTDKDSINTANAGEGLAGNTLEHKLKDQALFEEAAQEFRSLADFTEKLFTSFVTRNELPVKDVSSRVRDAIEVIRENRSYIVRITEMDYPGKNYLVLHSVKSLIIGTTIGLSLKLPNHRLIELGSALLLHEIGMVKLPPKIYMSDKPLTPEERKAITAHTLLGFKVLKAEGYPMSVCLGVLESHENMDGSGYPRGLTGDKISLYAKIIGVVSSYAALSSERPFRQAVDGHSSILELLKNRGKRYDELVLRALIQNLSIYPLGTFVEINGGAKGMVVQTNPERPKAPVVKLLISGSNEVFAEMPLVDTAKEGAGIVRSLNVEEARVLKTKIS, from the coding sequence ATGAAAGAACACCTAATAACCACTTTGCAGCCTGGGAAGCACTTTTCTCAACCGGCTTATCTCGATGAAAAATATATCCTTCTAAGTCCCGAGGTTCCTATAACCGACGATCTTATTTCTCTGCTTGCCGAGTGGGACTACGACTATGTGTACTGTGACGGCGACCAAACCGATAAAGACAGCATCAACACAGCGAATGCCGGTGAAGGCTTAGCCGGGAATACCCTGGAGCACAAGCTAAAAGACCAGGCACTATTTGAGGAAGCAGCGCAGGAGTTCCGTAGCCTTGCCGATTTTACCGAAAAGCTCTTTACAAGTTTTGTAACCAGGAACGAACTCCCCGTAAAGGATGTCAGCTCTCGGGTGCGCGATGCCATTGAGGTTATCCGGGAGAACCGTTCATACATTGTACGAATTACCGAGATGGACTACCCTGGGAAAAATTACCTGGTACTCCACTCAGTAAAATCCCTTATTATCGGGACGACCATCGGCTTGAGTCTAAAACTGCCAAACCATCGTCTCATCGAACTGGGCTCCGCTCTCCTGCTACATGAAATCGGTATGGTAAAACTTCCCCCGAAAATATACATGTCCGATAAGCCCCTGACTCCAGAGGAACGTAAGGCTATCACGGCTCACACGCTTCTGGGTTTTAAGGTGCTCAAGGCTGAGGGCTACCCCATGAGCGTCTGCCTCGGTGTTCTGGAAAGTCATGAGAATATGGATGGAAGCGGATATCCCCGGGGCCTCACAGGAGATAAAATCTCCCTGTATGCTAAAATCATCGGGGTGGTCAGCTCCTATGCCGCCCTCAGCTCCGAACGGCCCTTCCGTCAGGCCGTTGATGGACATAGCAGCATTCTCGAGTTGTTAAAAAACCGTGGCAAACGCTACGATGAGCTTGTTCTCCGGGCACTCATTCAGAATCTATCTATCTATCCCCTCGGCACCTTCGTGGAAATAAACGGCGGAGCAAAGGGAATGGTTGTTCAGACCAATCCTGAACGACCTAAGGCACCGGTGGTCAAGCTGCTCATCTCCGGAAGCAACGAGGTATTCGCAGAAATGCCCCTGGTAGACACAGCAAAGGAGGGGGCTGGAATAGTCCGCTCCTTAAATGTCGAAGAAGCGCGTGTTCTGAAAACCAAAATTTCCTAG
- the aat gene encoding leucyl/phenylalanyl-tRNA--protein transferase encodes MDNSFPYLTADQRIQFPDPGPASRDAPVCYGANLSPGVLLSAYEQGLFPWFSQGDPLLWWCPDPRFVLFPESLRISSRLRRYMKSSSWRITVDHSFEQIIRLCRSTRTHTGTWITDEMLDAYVHLHTLGVAHSIEVWEGGSLVGGLYGVHTGRVFSGESMVSLKPNSSKFSLVYLTRILPRLGGVVIDAQMETPHIRALGGEYISRKTFLGLVHTESTVHGSGGAINRSAELPGEDWSYWEDREITVPELLT; translated from the coding sequence ATGGACAATAGTTTCCCCTATCTCACCGCCGATCAACGAATTCAGTTCCCGGATCCCGGGCCTGCGTCCAGGGATGCACCGGTTTGTTACGGCGCTAACCTCTCTCCCGGGGTGCTCTTGTCTGCCTACGAACAAGGATTATTTCCGTGGTTTTCTCAGGGGGATCCTCTCCTATGGTGGTGCCCTGACCCACGGTTTGTCCTCTTCCCGGAGAGTCTTCGAATCTCATCCAGACTAAGGCGTTACATGAAGTCATCTTCCTGGCGAATTACCGTGGATCATAGCTTCGAGCAGATCATACGTCTTTGTCGGAGTACGCGTACCCATACCGGTACATGGATAACCGATGAGATGCTCGATGCCTACGTTCATCTACATACCCTCGGGGTTGCGCATAGTATTGAGGTTTGGGAGGGTGGTAGCCTGGTGGGAGGTTTATACGGGGTTCATACCGGAAGGGTTTTCTCTGGAGAGTCTATGGTCTCGTTGAAACCGAACAGTTCAAAGTTTTCCCTGGTATACCTAACCAGAATCCTCCCAAGATTGGGAGGTGTAGTGATAGACGCCCAAATGGAAACACCCCATATACGAGCCCTGGGGGGGGAGTATATTTCTAGGAAAACGTTCTTGGGATTGGTCCATACCGAATCTACTGTCCATGGCAGCGGGGGGGCTATCAATAGATCAGCTGAATTACCCGGGGAGGATTGGTCATACTGGGAGGATCGAGAAATTACTGTTCCTGAACTGTTAACTTAG
- the clpS gene encoding ATP-dependent Clp protease adapter ClpS has translation MSTEHQDQHITKEKTEHRIKTPDQYRVILLNDDFTTMEFVIQVLVQIFQKNAVEATKIMLAVHEQGQGVVGIYSYDVAYSRAKKVEELAREHEYPLRCRVEKV, from the coding sequence GTGAGTACGGAGCATCAGGATCAACACATAACAAAAGAGAAAACAGAACATCGCATTAAAACGCCTGATCAATACCGGGTGATTCTATTAAACGATGATTTTACTACCATGGAATTTGTAATCCAGGTTTTAGTACAGATATTCCAAAAAAATGCAGTGGAAGCCACCAAAATTATGCTAGCTGTTCATGAACAGGGCCAGGGTGTGGTGGGCATCTATAGTTACGATGTTGCCTATAGCCGAGCCAAGAAGGTTGAAGAGTTAGCACGAGAACATGAATACCCCCTGAGATGCAGGGTGGAGAAGGTTTAG
- the clpA gene encoding ATP-dependent Clp protease ATP-binding subunit ClpA: MQISKEVNDILLAAYQEAKIKKHEYMTPEHILYAAVHFPYARKVITYSGGNSDELLILLKDYLEKEVPIAEGADPEQSFSFQRVMNRTLLRVDHSAKDSIETGDILVSLFEEEESYASYYMKKVGVKRVDLLDVISHILGRSEQEMEDRDSGEIGDDLESEEDFLEGDDDEFSENGEDDLDAGQTTTTTPSKAEKLLRKYATDMVHRASEGTYEPLIGRSDILERTMQVLCRRLKNNPVHVGPPGVGKTAITEGLAQAIAGEMVPDLLKEYELWSLDLGALVAGTRYRGDFEERIKKVLQAVEKKKKVILFIDELHMLVGAGAGSGGAMDAGNLLKPALASGQVRIIGATTREEYRKFIEKDHALARRFQAIEVLEPSQAETIEILKGLREKYEDYHNVTYPDQSLELAVRLSAQFINERYLPDKAIDVIDECGARINLLHFKKNASEGQDEPGADTDSEDSIASENARERLGRVEVSTGDVEEVVARIAKVPQKSVTVAEKQQLKTLESRLLSRVFGQDNAVHQVAEAVKRSRAGFRKGSKPVGNFLFVGPTGVGKTELARALAGEMGVELIRFDMSEYQEKHTVSRLIGSPPGYVGYDEGGLLTESIRRNPHAVLLLDEIEKAHPDIFNVLLQVMDYATLTDNSGHKADFRNITIIFTSNAGARDIGKNLIGFGDRQVDSQAIDSAVQLTFSPEFRNRLDKIVQFSHLNRDILLRIIRKEVQEFSDLLASKEIALTVDDEVFDFLADKTKSREYGAREVERLVDEEIRGKFIDEILYGDLQNGGSVTISVRENSLVADYNGQ, translated from the coding sequence ATGCAGATTAGCAAAGAAGTTAATGATATCCTCCTGGCTGCCTACCAGGAAGCAAAAATTAAAAAACATGAGTATATGACCCCGGAGCATATTCTTTATGCTGCGGTGCACTTCCCCTATGCACGGAAGGTAATTACCTATTCGGGGGGCAATTCTGACGAGTTGCTCATTCTGCTGAAAGATTACCTTGAGAAAGAGGTGCCTATTGCCGAGGGTGCCGATCCGGAACAGTCCTTCTCGTTCCAACGGGTTATGAACCGGACACTCCTCCGGGTTGATCATAGCGCTAAGGATTCCATCGAGACTGGAGATATCCTCGTGTCGCTCTTCGAGGAAGAGGAGAGTTACGCCTCGTATTACATGAAAAAGGTAGGGGTGAAGCGGGTAGATTTATTGGATGTAATTTCCCATATCCTCGGAAGAAGCGAACAGGAGATGGAGGACCGGGACTCGGGTGAAATCGGTGATGATTTGGAATCCGAAGAGGACTTCTTGGAGGGTGATGACGATGAATTCTCCGAGAACGGGGAGGATGATCTTGACGCTGGTCAGACGACCACAACCACCCCTTCCAAAGCTGAGAAATTATTGCGTAAGTATGCAACCGATATGGTTCACAGGGCCTCGGAAGGCACCTATGAACCCCTCATCGGCAGATCGGATATTTTAGAACGAACAATGCAGGTGCTGTGCCGCCGGTTAAAGAATAACCCGGTACATGTTGGCCCCCCTGGGGTTGGTAAAACGGCAATAACCGAGGGGTTGGCCCAGGCGATAGCTGGAGAGATGGTGCCGGACCTGTTAAAAGAATATGAACTCTGGTCCTTGGATCTTGGAGCATTGGTGGCGGGAACACGCTACCGAGGAGATTTTGAGGAGAGAATAAAGAAGGTATTGCAGGCTGTTGAGAAAAAAAAGAAGGTCATACTGTTTATTGATGAGTTGCATATGCTTGTTGGAGCCGGAGCGGGTAGCGGCGGTGCAATGGATGCAGGGAACCTCCTAAAACCGGCCCTGGCGTCCGGGCAGGTTCGAATCATTGGCGCTACAACCCGGGAGGAGTACCGTAAGTTCATCGAAAAGGATCATGCTCTTGCCCGGCGATTTCAAGCCATAGAGGTGCTAGAACCAAGCCAAGCGGAGACCATCGAGATTCTAAAGGGGCTGCGTGAAAAATATGAAGACTACCATAATGTTACCTATCCGGATCAGTCTCTTGAATTGGCAGTCCGGCTATCAGCTCAGTTCATTAACGAACGGTATCTGCCGGATAAAGCAATTGATGTGATTGATGAATGCGGTGCGCGGATAAACCTACTGCATTTCAAGAAGAATGCCTCGGAGGGTCAAGATGAACCCGGGGCAGATACAGACTCCGAAGACTCCATAGCATCCGAGAATGCCCGGGAGCGCCTGGGACGGGTTGAGGTTTCTACCGGAGACGTTGAAGAAGTAGTGGCCAGAATTGCCAAGGTCCCACAAAAATCGGTCACAGTAGCTGAAAAGCAACAGTTGAAAACCCTCGAGTCTCGACTTTTGTCACGGGTTTTCGGACAGGATAATGCAGTGCACCAGGTCGCAGAGGCTGTGAAGCGGTCACGTGCAGGGTTTAGAAAGGGAAGCAAACCGGTAGGAAATTTCTTATTTGTAGGGCCTACGGGTGTCGGAAAAACCGAGTTGGCACGAGCCCTTGCTGGTGAGATGGGCGTAGAACTCATCCGCTTCGATATGAGTGAATATCAGGAAAAACACACCGTGAGCAGGCTCATTGGTTCTCCCCCGGGATATGTCGGATACGATGAGGGCGGCCTGCTAACCGAGAGTATACGCCGGAACCCCCATGCAGTATTACTTCTGGATGAGATTGAAAAAGCCCACCCGGACATATTTAATGTCCTTCTTCAGGTAATGGATTACGCTACCCTTACAGATAACAGTGGGCATAAAGCGGATTTTAGAAATATTACAATCATATTTACCTCCAATGCCGGAGCCCGGGATATTGGTAAGAATCTCATCGGCTTCGGCGATAGGCAGGTTGATTCCCAGGCTATTGATTCGGCCGTACAGCTAACCTTTAGTCCGGAATTCAGGAACCGTCTGGACAAGATTGTACAGTTTTCCCACTTGAATCGCGATATTTTACTGCGGATTATACGAAAAGAGGTTCAGGAATTCTCCGATCTCCTTGCATCAAAAGAAATTGCTCTAACCGTAGATGATGAGGTATTTGATTTTCTCGCTGATAAGACAAAAAGTAGGGAATACGGTGCCCGGGAAGTTGAGAGGTTAGTGGACGAAGAAATCCGTGGAAAGTTTATTGATGAGATTTTATACGGCGACCTTCAAAATGGCGGAAGTGTGACCATATCTGTGAGGGAGAATAGCCTGGTAGCAGACTATAATGGACAATAG
- the surE gene encoding 5'/3'-nucleotidase SurE, with protein MTILLTNDDGFFSPGLKAMKQALLSRPGIAESDIWIIAPDGERSGMSHSITLKDPIKAKELSFQEYAISGSPADCVITAVLGILPQPPDIVFSGINLGPNLGTDITYSGTAAAARQAAYMGIPGVALSLVSYREPFHFDGIAEFAAKNLEVFIKHADEQHFLNINGPNTPHEFTSLEVTHPCRRMYNDKMISYKAPRGDTYWFLDGSPIEDIDDPGSDWDAVKRGALSISPIHLHPLNNEIDKDYESTFALKKEVIG; from the coding sequence CAATGAAGCAGGCATTGTTATCCCGGCCAGGAATAGCAGAATCTGATATTTGGATTATAGCTCCGGATGGAGAGCGTAGTGGTATGTCCCATTCCATTACGCTGAAGGATCCGATCAAAGCAAAGGAACTTTCTTTCCAGGAATATGCTATTTCGGGTTCTCCTGCTGACTGTGTAATTACCGCAGTTTTGGGAATATTGCCCCAACCTCCCGATATCGTATTCTCCGGAATAAATCTCGGACCAAATCTAGGTACTGACATTACCTACAGCGGGACCGCAGCTGCAGCACGGCAAGCGGCCTACATGGGAATCCCCGGGGTTGCATTATCGTTAGTAAGCTACCGGGAACCCTTTCATTTTGATGGGATTGCGGAATTCGCAGCGAAGAATCTGGAAGTGTTTATAAAACACGCCGATGAGCAGCATTTTTTGAATATCAACGGACCGAATACTCCTCATGAGTTCACCTCCCTTGAGGTAACCCATCCCTGTCGGAGAATGTATAATGATAAGATGATAAGCTATAAGGCTCCTCGGGGGGACACGTACTGGTTCCTTGATGGCTCTCCCATTGAGGATATTGATGATCCCGGTTCGGATTGGGATGCGGTAAAGCGGGGGGCTCTCTCTATAAGTCCGATTCATCTTCATCCTCTCAACAATGAAATTGATAAGGATTACGAATCAACCTTTGCATTAAAAAAAGAGGTGATTGGCTAA
- a CDS encoding nucleoside kinase, producing the protein MDSVTHTLRWQDTDVQVPHGTTLDEFITSQTAAIPTPAPPILAAKYDSELVDLRTHVDHSGVVEGISILHDDGYRINQQASSFLVFHCLDTHYPRAKYRLSHSIGSSLFFTAVQHPLSVQEIKDLEGQVHRLIGEQRPFQKKDLPYQQAIKEFKTRGRDETVLLLDYINEPSVSIMVLGDYLELSLGPIPLHTGQVSAVSLSPYNNGFLLHLPPQESPGRLPRFEDIPFLTDIFTEYQQWGRILEVHTAGRLNALIKKRGIKEFIWVVETLQNNKIAAIARDIAQAQDGVRVVLIAGPSSSGKTTFAKKLFIQLRSQGLQPQTIGLDDFFVNREDTPLDSHGNPDFESVHAIDLPLLNTSLLALLAGEQVFLPTFDFKVGKQILKQRPLQLSESGILIIEGIHGLNDELTSQIPRDQKFKIYVSALTQINLDEEHRISTTDNRLIRRLVRDYRYRSHDAEATLGMWPSVRRGENRNIFPFQNSADRVFNSAADYELGALKPMAEALLREVKPGSVHYAQARRLLAILAFFLPVQREFVPDQAILREFIGGSVFKY; encoded by the coding sequence ATGGATAGTGTTACTCACACCCTTCGTTGGCAGGATACTGATGTTCAGGTGCCTCACGGCACCACCCTGGATGAGTTTATAACCTCTCAAACCGCAGCTATACCCACACCGGCCCCACCGATCCTGGCAGCAAAATACGACAGCGAGCTTGTCGATCTTCGAACCCATGTTGATCATTCGGGTGTGGTTGAAGGAATCTCTATTCTCCATGATGATGGATATCGGATCAATCAACAGGCTTCCAGCTTCTTGGTATTTCATTGCTTAGATACTCATTACCCTCGTGCTAAGTACCGGCTTAGCCATAGCATAGGAAGCAGTCTTTTTTTCACTGCGGTACAACACCCCCTGTCTGTACAAGAAATCAAAGACCTGGAAGGTCAGGTACACCGACTCATTGGGGAACAACGACCATTTCAAAAAAAGGATCTTCCCTACCAGCAAGCCATCAAAGAGTTTAAAACCAGGGGCAGGGATGAAACAGTACTCCTGTTGGATTATATCAATGAGCCTTCGGTGAGTATCATGGTCTTGGGTGATTATCTTGAACTCTCCTTAGGTCCAATCCCCTTACACACCGGACAAGTAAGCGCTGTCAGTCTGTCTCCGTATAATAACGGATTTCTCCTTCACCTCCCTCCTCAGGAATCTCCCGGTCGGCTTCCTCGGTTCGAGGATATCCCGTTTCTCACCGATATTTTCACAGAATATCAACAGTGGGGTCGTATCCTGGAGGTACATACTGCCGGACGGCTGAACGCATTAATTAAAAAACGGGGGATAAAGGAATTTATTTGGGTTGTCGAAACTCTTCAGAATAATAAGATTGCCGCTATTGCCCGGGACATAGCCCAGGCACAAGATGGGGTGCGGGTAGTACTCATCGCTGGCCCATCCTCCTCGGGCAAAACCACCTTTGCGAAAAAACTCTTCATTCAACTACGGTCCCAAGGACTGCAGCCCCAGACCATTGGTCTTGATGACTTTTTTGTGAATCGGGAGGATACCCCCCTGGATAGCCATGGGAACCCTGACTTTGAAAGTGTACATGCTATTGATCTACCGCTGTTAAATACCTCTCTACTGGCATTACTTGCAGGGGAACAAGTCTTTTTACCAACCTTCGATTTCAAGGTAGGAAAGCAAATCCTCAAACAGCGTCCGCTGCAACTTTCTGAATCCGGGATCCTCATTATCGAAGGGATCCATGGACTCAATGATGAGCTCACTTCCCAGATTCCACGGGATCAGAAGTTCAAAATCTATGTCTCAGCCCTCACGCAGATTAATCTAGATGAGGAACATCGTATTTCCACCACCGATAATCGCTTGATTAGACGGCTCGTCCGTGACTACCGCTATAGGTCTCATGATGCAGAGGCCACCCTTGGGATGTGGCCTTCAGTCAGGCGGGGCGAAAATAGGAATATTTTTCCCTTTCAAAACTCTGCAGATCGTGTTTTTAACTCTGCAGCCGATTATGAATTAGGGGCGCTCAAACCTATGGCCGAGGCCCTGCTCCGTGAGGTGAAACCAGGATCCGTACACTATGCCCAAGCGCGACGTCTGTTGGCAATTCTCGCATTTTTCCTGCCTGTTCAACGGGAGTTCGTACCCGATCAAGCCATCCTTCGGGAGTTCATCGGTGGATCGGTATTCAAATACTGA
- a CDS encoding tetratricopeptide repeat protein: MREGIRLYKLGKYREALENLRSVKVAERDYAELSYFLGLCYTKLEQFEEALLYLEQVVTSELGFAQVYQARMILAYIYALTERHRLAEFELQRLIEDGYDSVQVHAALGYVLYREKKHAAAIKQLESGLAIDPANPTVLNTLAFIMAEENIRPGAALSYVRRALVAKPDHPAYLDTLGWVLFRMGDFKEALEHLRRARKAWPENQEIRDHIRKVMERNNETQR; encoded by the coding sequence ATGAGAGAAGGAATACGGCTTTACAAGTTAGGTAAATACCGGGAGGCATTGGAAAATCTACGGTCCGTTAAGGTGGCTGAGCGGGATTATGCCGAACTTTCTTATTTTCTGGGGTTATGCTATACAAAACTAGAGCAGTTCGAGGAAGCCCTGCTGTATCTTGAACAGGTCGTAACCTCCGAACTCGGCTTCGCCCAGGTATACCAAGCCAGGATGATACTGGCCTATATCTATGCACTAACCGAACGGCATAGACTGGCTGAATTTGAGCTTCAACGGCTCATAGAGGACGGGTATGATTCGGTTCAGGTACATGCTGCCCTTGGCTATGTTTTGTATAGAGAAAAAAAACATGCAGCTGCAATAAAACAACTTGAATCAGGGTTGGCCATCGATCCCGCAAATCCCACCGTGCTAAACACCCTGGCTTTCATAATGGCCGAGGAGAATATTAGGCCTGGGGCCGCCCTCAGTTATGTTCGCAGGGCTTTGGTAGCGAAACCTGATCACCCCGCGTATCTGGATACCCTGGGATGGGTGCTCTTTCGGATGGGTGATTTCAAGGAGGCTCTGGAGCATCTACGTCGCGCCAGGAAGGCTTGGCCGGAAAATCAGGAAATTAGGGACCACATTAGGAAAGTGATGGAACGTAATAATGAAACCCAACGTTAA
- a CDS encoding NHL repeat-containing protein: protein MKPNVNSKARSSYSRKGMLFLQISLLWAAVVFPGYSQDTPGEQNLPDLNYDRIQADSAFRDGVLWLHRGRVNDAILSFQQALSFDSADTLARTWLGRGYLLGGYNEAALRELQQVSDAGSGGIALESLIETLELRRGFVREVPEDTAFFPLASFSLRLPGGGGTAQLGSPQGDSQQPRTLPLPGGIAIRTDGWYWVANVTGNSIQLYDANGTLRRSITGGLQGLQGPLDIISLSEPILGVTSFRSDEIVLINSDSGAEIMRMGEPGIGPGQLMGPQFLAYDPEGYIFVSDYGNQRIQKFSLEGEFLFSIGGVPGLDVSSLRFNRLHGVLWYEDSLWVLDREGSTGVLYEIDGSGNVLSTFRDDRLQHGEGLSVFPGEEPAFLITTRTTIYRWDPVNRLLSEVYRAQDEDARFFKSGIDPNGNILITDSYSRQVSIVSRLSGLYSGIHVQINKINADNFPRVTIDFSVQDRLGRPVLGLDTANFFLTEADSPVENPELISRGYQLPYISTQIILPPLQDPQGEPVKSYIESQVQSLFSTLQGSDSMDLILGGETPTVVLESSDSDRSARLQRIDSLVYQGRDAFDLGVRLAVNRLIRQDGIRHLIYLNTDTAFPEDAFSTYGIEELRGYMVNNEVAFSVVSGDENAIDPALAYLVRETGGSFFTPSEIMDANRVRNILADDYPGRYIYEYRSRLNSDFGRRYLPVEVEVRYLTKSGRDEAGYFSPLIF from the coding sequence ATGAAACCCAACGTTAACTCCAAGGCAAGGTCTTCGTACTCAAGAAAGGGGATGCTCTTCCTCCAGATTTCCCTTCTATGGGCTGCTGTGGTCTTTCCCGGATATTCCCAGGATACTCCAGGTGAACAAAATCTCCCCGATCTTAATTATGATCGAATCCAGGCAGATAGTGCCTTCCGGGATGGCGTTTTATGGTTACACCGAGGAAGGGTGAATGACGCCATCCTCTCATTCCAGCAGGCACTGAGTTTTGATTCCGCTGATACCTTAGCTCGGACATGGTTAGGGAGGGGATATCTCCTGGGAGGATATAACGAAGCCGCCCTTAGGGAGTTGCAACAGGTTTCAGATGCCGGTTCCGGTGGGATTGCGTTAGAATCCCTTATTGAAACCCTAGAGTTACGGAGAGGTTTTGTTCGGGAGGTACCCGAGGATACGGCGTTCTTTCCCTTGGCAAGTTTTTCCCTTAGATTACCCGGGGGTGGGGGGACGGCGCAGCTGGGTTCACCCCAGGGAGACTCCCAACAACCAAGGACGCTGCCGCTTCCTGGCGGGATAGCAATTCGTACCGATGGGTGGTACTGGGTTGCCAATGTTACCGGTAATTCAATCCAGCTCTATGATGCAAACGGCACCTTGCGGAGAAGTATCACCGGGGGGCTACAGGGGCTGCAAGGGCCGCTGGATATAATCTCCCTAAGTGAACCTATTCTTGGTGTGACAAGTTTTCGAAGTGATGAGATTGTGCTGATAAATAGCGATTCCGGGGCGGAGATCATGCGAATGGGAGAGCCGGGTATCGGACCGGGTCAGCTCATGGGGCCCCAGTTTTTAGCCTATGATCCTGAGGGGTATATTTTTGTAAGCGACTACGGAAACCAACGAATTCAAAAATTTTCCCTGGAAGGTGAATTTTTATTCAGTATAGGCGGTGTTCCCGGGTTAGATGTTTCTTCTTTACGATTTAATCGCCTCCATGGCGTATTATGGTATGAGGATTCGTTATGGGTCCTCGACCGAGAAGGGTCTACCGGCGTGTTATATGAAATAGACGGAAGCGGAAATGTGTTAAGTACCTTCCGGGACGATCGGCTACAGCATGGGGAGGGATTATCCGTCTTCCCTGGAGAGGAACCTGCCTTTTTAATAACAACGAGGACCACCATCTACCGCTGGGATCCGGTAAACCGGCTGCTCTCGGAGGTGTACCGTGCTCAGGATGAGGATGCACGCTTTTTTAAGTCGGGAATAGATCCCAATGGTAATATTCTGATAACTGACTCATATTCCCGGCAGGTCTCTATTGTAAGCCGGCTTTCCGGCCTCTACTCGGGGATTCATGTACAGATTAATAAGATCAATGCTGATAATTTTCCTAGGGTGACCATTGATTTTTCTGTGCAAGATCGTCTCGGTAGGCCTGTGTTAGGTTTGGATACAGCCAACTTTTTCCTAACCGAGGCCGATTCACCGGTGGAGAATCCGGAATTAATCAGTCGGGGGTATCAATTGCCGTACATCAGTACTCAAATAATCCTTCCCCCCCTTCAAGATCCCCAGGGTGAGCCTGTAAAATCCTATATAGAAAGCCAGGTACAGTCTTTATTCTCCACACTCCAGGGATCGGACTCCATGGATCTCATTCTCGGAGGAGAAACACCTACGGTTGTTTTAGAGTCCTCGGATTCTGATCGGTCAGCCCGGCTGCAAAGGATCGATTCCCTGGTATACCAGGGGCGAGATGCCTTCGATCTTGGGGTACGGTTAGCTGTAAACCGCCTCATACGACAGGATGGGATTCGCCACCTCATATATCTGAACACGGACACAGCCTTCCCGGAGGATGCTTTTTCAACCTACGGTATCGAAGAACTCCGAGGATACATGGTCAACAATGAGGTCGCCTTCTCCGTGGTCAGTGGTGATGAAAATGCTATCGACCCCGCATTAGCCTACCTTGTTCGGGAGACCGGAGGATCCTTTTTTACGCCGAGTGAGATAATGGATGCAAATCGAGTTAGAAATATCCTTGCCGATGACTATCCAGGGCGATACATTTATGAATACAGGAGCCGGTTGAATAGTGATTTCGGACGAAGGTATCTTCCTGTTGAGGTGGAGGTGCGGTATCTTACAAAATCCGGGCGGGATGAGGCTGGGTATTTCTCGCCTCTGATTTTTTAG